In the genome of Juglans microcarpa x Juglans regia isolate MS1-56 chromosome 6S, Jm3101_v1.0, whole genome shotgun sequence, the window ACTTATCCCCAGTTGGACCTAGCTTTGCAAGGCCAAAATCTGAAAGCTTTGGATTGAAGTTCTCGTCCAATAGTATGTTTGATGCTTTGAAATCACGATATATAACTGGTGGATCAGCTGTTTCATGCAAGTATTCAAGCCCTCTTGCTGCACCTTCGGCAATTTTCATCCTGGTATTCCAGTCCAGAGGTTTTTTATGTGGAGCTAtatctgcatataaaaaaaaaatagttgtttTGAAATCAATACCGCAGGGAAAGCTCAAATGGACATCTTTGCGCTTCTAGCTGGTGTGTACATGGTTTGTCTGAAAAGGTGCACACAATAAAATTTGATAGCACGAGATTTGAAAcatagagaaattctatttgcagtctccaAGCGTGCAGGCACATtattaaatgagagaaaacatcattttagaaGGGacagttttgtaattttaaaaaattttaaaactaaaatagcCTAAGCTTGCATTGCAGTCCTCAAATGGAGACTGTACCTAGCATTGCTCTGAAACATAAATGCCAAGttttaaaactttgaaaatgaaaataaactctCACTCTCTGATTTAGTTTGTTTGACTTTGCAACATTTTTAGTGATCATCACATCCTCTTTAAGTTGTAGTATCATTAGAATCTCATCACAAGCCCTTGACTAGATGCAATGCTGTCTATAAATGATGCAAATTAAGTAATTTGGAGCATACCAAGAAGATGATCCTCCAAGGAACCATTGGGCATGTACTCATAAACTAAAATCCTCTGATCCCCATCAGCACAATATCCAACCAAATTGACAAGGTTAGGATGGTGAAGAAGACTCAACATCAAAACCTCCACAAGAAATTCTCTGTTCCCTTGGAATCCATTCCTGTCGAGTTGCTTAACCGCAACTACCTGTGCGAGATGAAAAACACAACGTAACTAAACATTCATAGATTCTTCCTAAAGGTTACTAAGGTTCTATGGTACATTacgaactatatatatagaggctACCATCGTACTTGATTTGTGCTTGCGATGTGCCCTTTGTACACCCTCCCAAATCCTCCTTCACCTAGCAGATTCTCAGAATGGAAGTTTTGAGTAGAAACGCACAATTCACGGAAAGTAAAAGCCCTGGCGGAGATGGTTCCCTTTCCCACCTTTTGTATCTCTTCCGTTATGTACCGTCGCCTGCTACTATCTGTAAGATAAAATATGTTCAGATTGACACTGGCCATCTGGTTTGGGAAAAGCAAATTTcgttataagaaaaaaaaaaaaaagttactttttcGTAATTCTCTTTCGGAACCAAGaaacataaaatgaaagaatatcagattttcttattattaaatgGAGATCGTTTAGATTCAATAACGGTATGTGGGAAtgttaaaacaaatattctgCATTTgtattcttaatttaaattaataagcTTATGGAGATTTCAAGGAAGTAGATGACGCCCATATGTCGTAAATTGAAACTGCCAACAAGAAACCAATTCGAACAAGAACATCTCCTAAAACTACTGTGTCAAAGGCATAATACGAGACATGGATGGACAAAAGGTCGAATCAAGACAAAGGAACCGAAAAATGAAGATTTGGAAACCAAAAACTCAGCCTGTTGTACCGATCAAAAGCTATTGCCGAGATGATTGAGAGGCAAATAACGGAAACCAAAAGGAAAACCAAGGAAATGACTTTGATCACGTTTCATAAAGTTGAGGGATGTTGTGAATTAGGATTTTGTAATATTACAAACGAAATAgataagagaagaagagaataaTCAAGTCACACAATGCATCACGATTTTCGTGGTTTATGAATTGAATAAACAATGGAATGAAAGCCAAAGCATGCACAGACGGATCGACTGTCAATGAGAAGTATCCGTGCGGATGAAAACCAAGAAAATTCATGAAGCTAtcttttgttgtagtgaattaGAATAGttttgaaagtaaaaaaaaaaaaaaaaaaaagtacctgaTTTGCAGGAGAGCTTACTGAAGGAGGAAGTTTTTGTATCACGCTTTTCGTTAATGCCCGATTCTCCGTCGATATCCTCTTGTGACATGCAACATGGAAAGCACCCCATGATCTTCCTCCACCCTCTGCACTTTCAAAATCCGAGCACACCAACATTCAACGCATCGGATCATCAAATACTTGCGTTTATCTTCCACGCCAGCAGACGTTCGTTCGATTGAAGTAATCAATCCCCGCGGGCGgcacaaaaaatttgaaatggagAGCTGAATCTGCTTAGCTATCAATTATCTTGGCCCCGGAAAAGCCAGAGCCTTTCTTCTGGTCTTTCAGGAAACCAAGGAGATTTCCCCCACcttatttgttttggtttattttccTCAAAACCCCTTGAGTCCAGACAGGCAAATGACCGAGTCAAATTTTCTATATTCAGAAGAAACAGCAGCTACCAATCTTTGCTCAACTGCCTCTTGATGTTCTTTTCAAAAATCCGTTGACgcaaaatgtatattttattctctttctttCCCGTATATATGCGAAAATTCGTGTCCCAAATTAGCAGTCTATCTTGATTGTTCCTATGCTACTGATAATGATAATGAAGGCAAAAAACATCAAAAGCTGATCTACGCGCCGCACAATATGACATCCATCTTTATTATAAGAAGAGAAGtctttttaactataaaaaaatttcataaaattaaatttacaaattgacgtgatttgatatatTACGAcgtattataattatatagaaaaCATATACGACCTACTTGATAATATATggaaatcaatttatttatttatttttgttaatgttttgttCTCAAAATTTTGCTACGAGTTTATACAATAGATGTTGTTCTAAAGCTGATGATAAACCATAAGCATATTTGACAAATGGCCGAGTTATCAAGATTATGCGACCATTCTCCTCAAAGAAATTTATACTTTCAAGGAAGAAATGAATGTGGAGAGAGCGAATGCAAAGCAATATTACTTTGAAATTCTTACACGGTAACAATACGCTTTGTGAAAAGAACAATTAAGTTTATGCTACTTCAGATCTTCTCCTACCTGTGTATCTGTGATAGTTAATGCTGTCTTTTGCTGAACAGATTTCAGCACTGGCGTCAAGTACACTGTATGAACATCACTAACTATGCAAGAAACTGCACAATATATGTAGTCAGTTTCCAATAACCCAAAAGCTCTAAACGCTTAAGCACTAAATCATCGTCGGATGCAGAAACTAGAAATATAAATGAAGCAAAGCAATTTTATTGTGCTGCTATGGGGCGGGCCAGCCTTCTTTGGCAGCTATATTTTCAAACCTGCTGCTAAACCTTGCCGCTTCTAGCTCAGCCACCACTTTCTCCAGCCTACTAACCCGAGCTTCAAGTTCCAGTCCTGGTATTTCAGGTGTATGGCTACTACCTTTTCTTTCATTACTATCGATGCCGAGCCCATCGTAAACCAGAATTGCTGCCTTGCTA includes:
- the LOC121237480 gene encoding probable serine/threonine-protein kinase PBL23; its protein translation is MGCFPCCMSQEDIDGESGINEKRDTKTSSFSKLSCKSDSSRRRYITEEIQKVGKGTISARAFTFRELCVSTQNFHSENLLGEGGFGRVYKGHIASTNQVVAVKQLDRNGFQGNREFLVEVLMLSLLHHPNLVNLVGYCADGDQRILVYEYMPNGSLEDHLLDIAPHKKPLDWNTRMKIAEGAARGLEYLHETADPPVIYRDFKASNILLDENFNPKLSDFGLAKLGPTGDKSHVSTRVMGTYGYCAPEYALTGQLTTKSDVYSFGVVFLEIITGRRVIDNTRATEEQNLVTWAQPLFRDRRNFTLMADPLLEGQYPVKALYQALAVAAMCLQEEADTRPLICDVVTALEFLAVNENEDQADDDDQKDDGNEACPDRNSGGESDIETDVDDDDNIEEVGKKRQEKGANGSVSF